In the Stakelama saccharophila genome, GTTAGACAGGGTTTGCCATTGATCGGATCTCGTCACGGGCGAACCCCGCTCGGCAAATCCGAGGCGGCATAACTGTGATCTGTTGGAAGCATTTACCACAAGTATTATTCGGGTAAACTTTAGTCGAATACTTGAAATTCAGCAACTGCACCGCAGAAGCGAAAACACTACTACGCAAAGTACCCGTCAGAGATTTGGTCCCTTTCGCAGGCCACCACATTCCGCCACTGATGCTTTCGGTGTTGACAATTCGGCCAGATGCATGGAAGGGATCGCGCGTGTTGCGAACCGTGCTCTACTCGATCCTGTTATCGCTGCTTGCACTGACCGTGAGCGGGCAGGGCTTGGCGCACGCCCGTTCAACCGATGCGACCGTGACTGCGAGTACGTCGTCTTCCGCCGACTGCATGCGGATGATGAACGACACCAACAAGAGCGGCTCGGACAAGCAAGGCTGCAATTTCGCGACCTGTCTTGTCAGCATGGCCGGGTGCAGCGGCGTCATGGCGCCATCGGCCGACCCGGCGATCGCGCGTCGCGTTGCACTGTCGGACGACATTGCGTTCGCCCCGTCCTCCGCGCGCTTGACCGGCTTGACGGTCGCACCCCCACTCGCGCCTCCGCGCCCATCTATCTGATCCTTTAGGCAACGGCGCCGCGACCACGCGGCGGACGTCTCGGCTGCCCGGTTACATGGGGGCCTTTGCGTCGCCGCGGCGTGCGCCTCTTCCCGCGACATCACCGCGAGCGCGGCAGATTCGCGACGTGCCCGTACCCGCTTGGTACGCGGCGACACGAAGGCTCACGAATGAAGAACTCTATGCAAGGCGCCGCCGCGCGCCTGGCGATCACCGTTGGGATGGCGGCGATCGTGCAAGCCACACCCGCATCAGCGCAATCGTTGACGTTCGGACAGGCGGTCGAACGCGCCGAAGGCGACGCACCGTCGGTCGAGGCACGTTCGGAGCAAGCCGCGGCGGCGCGACGTTCCGCCGTTGCCGCCGATCAGCTCCCCGATCCGACGATCGATCTCGATTTCAACGACTTCCGGTTGACGCAGGCTCCGCCGGTGACGCCCAACGGCTACGTCCGGCAAACCATCGGTGTCCGTCAGGAATTTCCCAATCTCAAGAAGCGCCATGCTCGCGCCGACCGGGCGGCGGCGGACATCACCGCCGCCGACGCGCGCGAGGCGGTCGCGGTTCGCGAGGCCAGGCTCGGCGCGGCGCTGGCCTGGGTCGATCTCTATTTCGCTCAAAAGCGCCTCGACATCCTCGCGAAACTGGAGAGCGATATCGGCGACCTGCAAAAGACGATGGGCGCGCGGCTCGCCTCGGGCAGCGCCACCGGCGCCGAGGCGTTCGATCCCGACATTCTTGCCGCCAAACTTGCCGACCGCCGGAGCGAGCGCGAGGCGGCGATCTCTAAGGCGCGCGCCGAACTGCGCCGCTGGACCGGTATCGCCGCGCCCCAGGTCGCCGGCCCGCCGCCTGCCACGGAGATCGACTCGACAGCGCTGGCTGCGCGGATCGATACGCTTCCCAAACTCCGCGTGCGCGATGCCGCCATCGGTCAGGCGCAAGCCGATGTCCGCCTCGCCCGCGCCGAGAAGCATCCCGACTGGGCGCTGAAGGCGTCGTTCGCGCATCGCCAGCCGCAGTTCGGCAATTTCGTGTCGATCGGCGTTTCGATCGACCTTCCGCTCTTCGCCGGCAAGCGGCAGGATCCCGTGATCGACGCACGGCTCGGCGATGAACAGGCGGCGCGGCTCGAACGGATCGATGCCGAGCGTCAGGCCCGTGCCGCGTTGAGCACCGATCTCGCCGACTATCGCATGCGGCGCGAACAATATGATCGCGCGCGCGACCAGCTGGTGCCCCTGTCGAAGAAGCGCGCCGTCGTCGCGCAGGAAAGCTACGCCGCCGGCCGGCTCGATCTGGGCGCCGCACTCAACCAGACGATCGCGTTAGCCGACGCCGAAATCGACCTTCTCGAACGCGAAGCGGCGCTCAAGCGCGCCGCCGTCCAAATCCTGTTCGCCTATACCGGAGACGCCAAGTGACCCTCGACAAATCTCTGAAGCTGCGGATTGCCGCGGCAATCGGCGTCGCCTCGCTGGCCGCCGGCGCCGGCGGCTATTTTTTGGCCGAACAGACAAGCGCCGCGCCGTCGGGCGCGGCGGCCAAGGACGGCCGCAAGATCCTCTATTGGTACGATCCGATGGTGCCGACCGAGCATTACGACAATCCTGACACGCTGTCGTCGATGGGCATGAAGACCATCCCCAAATATGCCGACGAGGACGGCAATTCGGCGCCCGGCGTCAAGATCGATCCGCGCGTCATGCAAAATCTCGGCATCCGCACCGCGACCGCACAGATGGGCACGCTGCGGTCGAGCATCGATGTCACCGGCACGATCGATTTCAACCAGCGCGACGTCGCGGTCATTCAGGCACGGTCCGGCGGATTCGTCCAGCGCACCTATGGTCGGGCGCCGAGCGACCTGGTCCGGCGCGGCGCTCCGATCGCCGACCTCCTGGTGCCCGAATGGGGCGGTGCGCAGGCGGAATATCTCGCGCTCCGGCGTGCGGGCAATCAGAGCCTCGCCGCGGCGGCGCGCGAGCGGCTGAAACTGCTCGGGATGCCGGAGGGCCTGATCGCGCGCGTCGACCGGACCGGGCGCGAACAGAATGTGGTGACGATCTCGACTCCTGTCAGCGGCGTCATCCAGACGCTCGACGTGCGCTCGGGCATGACGCTCGCCGCCGGTCAGACGCTGGCGCAAGTCAACGGGCTGGGGACGGTATGGCTCAATGCCGCCGTTCCCGAGGCGCAGGCCGGGCAGATCAGGGTCGGCGAAACCGCCGCCGCCGATGTCGCGAGCTATCCCGGCGAACGCTTCACCGGCCGCGTCATCGCGGTTCTGCCGACCGCCGCCGAGGCCAGCCGCACGCTGACCGTGCGCATCGAGCTTGCCAATCGCGGCGGCCGCCTGAAACCCGGCATGTTCGCGACCGTGCATCTCGGCCAAAGCGGCGAACCGCATCTCCTCGTTCCGAGCGAAGCGGTGATCCGCACCGGAAAGCGCGACATCGTGATGCTGGCGACGGGCAATGGCCGCTTCCAGCCGGCCGAGGTGAAGCTGGGCCGCGAGGGCGGAGGCCAGACCGAAATCCTCGACGGTCTCGCCGCCGGCGAGAAGGTCGTCGCCTCGGGCCAGTTCCTCGTCGATTCCGAAGCCAGCCTCTCGAACCTTCAGGTCCGACCGCTCGACGCGTCGCGCCCGGCGCCCGCCGATAGCGCGAAAAAGGCGCAAGACGCCAGCGCGGACCATTCCGCCACCGGCAAGATCGAAGCCATCAAGCCCAACGCGATCACCATCTCGCACGAGCCGGTGCCGGCACTGCAATGGCCGGCGATGACGATGACCTTCGCGCTCGCCAAACCTGAACTGGCGCGGGGATTCAAGACGGGGGACCGCATCACCTTCCACTTCCGCAAACAGGGCCGCTCGCAAACCGTGACGAGCATCGCGCGCGCGGGAGGCGGCCAATGATCGGGTCGCTCGTCCGTGCCTGCGTCCGCGGGCGCTTCCTCGTCCTGCTGCTGGTTGGAGCTTTGCTCGCAGTCGGCATCTGGGCAACGAAAACCACGCCTGTCGACGCGCTTCCCGATCTGTCCGACGTGCAGGTCATCATCCGCACGAGCTATCCGGGACAGGCGCCGCAGCTCGTCGAGGACCAGGTCACCTATCCGCTCGCGACGACGATGCTGTCGGTGCCGGGCGCACGATCGGTGCGCGGCTATTCGTTCAAT is a window encoding:
- a CDS encoding efflux RND transporter periplasmic adaptor subunit, coding for MTLDKSLKLRIAAAIGVASLAAGAGGYFLAEQTSAAPSGAAAKDGRKILYWYDPMVPTEHYDNPDTLSSMGMKTIPKYADEDGNSAPGVKIDPRVMQNLGIRTATAQMGTLRSSIDVTGTIDFNQRDVAVIQARSGGFVQRTYGRAPSDLVRRGAPIADLLVPEWGGAQAEYLALRRAGNQSLAAAARERLKLLGMPEGLIARVDRTGREQNVVTISTPVSGVIQTLDVRSGMTLAAGQTLAQVNGLGTVWLNAAVPEAQAGQIRVGETAAADVASYPGERFTGRVIAVLPTAAEASRTLTVRIELANRGGRLKPGMFATVHLGQSGEPHLLVPSEAVIRTGKRDIVMLATGNGRFQPAEVKLGREGGGQTEILDGLAAGEKVVASGQFLVDSEASLSNLQVRPLDASRPAPADSAKKAQDASADHSATGKIEAIKPNAITISHEPVPALQWPAMTMTFALAKPELARGFKTGDRITFHFRKQGRSQTVTSIARAGGGQ
- a CDS encoding TolC family protein, whose product is MKNSMQGAAARLAITVGMAAIVQATPASAQSLTFGQAVERAEGDAPSVEARSEQAAAARRSAVAADQLPDPTIDLDFNDFRLTQAPPVTPNGYVRQTIGVRQEFPNLKKRHARADRAAADITAADAREAVAVREARLGAALAWVDLYFAQKRLDILAKLESDIGDLQKTMGARLASGSATGAEAFDPDILAAKLADRRSEREAAISKARAELRRWTGIAAPQVAGPPPATEIDSTALAARIDTLPKLRVRDAAIGQAQADVRLARAEKHPDWALKASFAHRQPQFGNFVSIGVSIDLPLFAGKRQDPVIDARLGDEQAARLERIDAERQARAALSTDLADYRMRREQYDRARDQLVPLSKKRAVVAQESYAAGRLDLGAALNQTIALADAEIDLLEREAALKRAAVQILFAYTGDAK